Within the Bacillus pumilus genome, the region TTTTAAAGCATCCCCTGTTGTTTTATTGATATCAACATAGGTTTCTTCAATTTTTTGCGATATTTCCCTGTCTCTCATGACAACATAAGTTTTAATTTGTGCTTCCTGTTTTTGCAAAAGTGCCTCTAATTCTAATGAGGTTTGATAAAGCTTTACTTCTTTGCTAAGAAGCGTCTTATAGGATTGATCTGTTTGGTAATAAATAAAGCTCGAGAAACCTAAAATACTGACAAACAATACACATATGACAATAAGCCCTAACAAAAATTGATTTTTTAGTCTCATAATTTCCTCCGACAGTCTGAATTGAACAAAAATTAATGAATGACATACGGCCTCATACAGGCATGTATTTCATCCATCCACTTTCTATATTCAGGTATAAAATATGATTTAAGGAATGATTGGAAGTGTATTGAAGGGAATGTATAGAAAGCTAGTATATCAAAACTTAAAAAAATTTGATCAAATGAACGAATCGTTTTGGCAAAGTGCTCATTTTCTATAATTGAAAGCAGAAGGGGATGTGTTGTGTCTAAATGAAAGAAGGCATGGATCAGATCATTAAAGATCCGATCCCCTTCAGTTTTAGCAAAATCCTTCTCAATTTCATCTAAATATTTTAGACTCTCTTCTATCGTAAATAGAAGTTCATAATATGTGGTTAATAAAATATAGTCATCTGAACGATACGCCACAGGTCTCACCTAATTATTTCCGTTTATCGTAATATACGCCGTCACTCGTCATAGGCTGGTATGGATTTTGATAATTCAGCTGTTTCGTTTTCTTTTTTTGAATGGCTTGAATATCTGCTTTGATCCCATTTTGGATCACCGTTAATTGCTTCGCCATCTGTTGATCCGTTTGGATAATTTCTTTGATTTTTTCTTTTTCTTGATCGGTCAGCTCATGCTGAATATCTCTCATTAATTCGTCTCTCTCAATTAAAAAGGCATCAAAGTCTTCAACCAAGGTATCACTTTGCGGATTTGCCGTTATTTCGGCTGCCATTTTTAATGTTTGGTCATGCAGCTGGTCCACAATACTCATAGAGATCCCCCGATAGAGTGGTGGCGCCCTTTTCGATCGTTTTGAATAACTTCCTTCCACGCATCACGAAAATCCGTTACGTATTGCTCTACTTCATTCAACATCTCTTCGTCATTTTGAAGATTAGCTTCAATCAGTCTGCGATAAATGTAATCATACATACTTGCCATACTCTTTGATACGTCATAAGAACGATTTAAGGTGACATTTAATTCTTGAATGATGTTTTGAGCCTTTTTCAGGTTCACATTTCTCGTTTCTGCATCCTCTTTTTGAATGGCATACTTCGCGAGTCTTATGAACTTTAAGCAGCCTTCATAAAGCATAAGCGTCAACTCAGCAGGTGTTGCAGTCTCAATAGAATTTTTCTGATAGGCGGCATAAGGGTTCTGAATTGCCATATGTTATAAACCTCCAATTATTGTCCAAGCAGTTGAGAAAGATAGCCAGATTGGTTGTTTAGCTTTTGAATCGCGCTATCCATGGCGCTAAACTTTTTGTAATAGCGGGTTTCCACCATTTTCAAACGATCTTGAAATGTATCCATTCTTTTTGTTAAAGAATCAAGGTCCTTACCAAGTACGTATTCCTTTAATTGCATTGTCGTGCTTCCAGCCTTTTTTTGAATACTTTTCGTAAAGGCTGTTAAGGAATTTTGAACACGATAAATAATTCCTTGTTCATTATATTGCTGCTGCGCTTTGTCTTTATCTTTTGAATCGACATTTAATTTACCCGAGATAAACATTTGACTGACATTCTGCGGGTCTGCTTCAATGGCTTTTCTTAATTTTTCTTCATCAATTTCAAGCTTACCGCCATCTTTATATTTATTTGAAGTGGTAATTCCGATTTGTGTGATATGAATTTTATTTGCATCACTTGTTGTAATCTCAGCATAAAAATCACTTCTTATTTTAGAGGCACCACCTCGTAAAATGGAATCACTTCTCAGTAAGCCAGACTTCGCTGTCGTTTCCCATAGCTCCACTTCTTTGTCAGACATTGCTTTTTTCTCTTCTGCTGTTAAAGGATGATAGTCTCTATTTCTTTTTTCATTAACTTTGCCATTGACCTGCTCAACAAGCTCATTGTATTTATCAACAAATTGTTTAATTTTATCAAAGATTGTATCGACATCTGTTGAAACGTTTAAACTGACAGGCTTATCGGTTGTCCCTTTAAGTTCGTACGTAATACCAGCTTGCTCAAATGTATTATTGTTATTTTCCATTTTCAGACCATTAATCTCGTATTGTGCTTTTTGCCCTTGAGTGGTCGCAACTAATTTGTTATCTCCATCCACTTGGAAGCCTAATTGAGTAAAGAATGAAGCTGAATTACCATCAGTTGCTTTAATGCTGACACCTTCACCTGTTGTCCGTGAAGTGAGAGCGACCGTATCGACATAGTTAGATCCGTCAAAGATTTGTCCTTTGTAAGCTGTCACACCTAATTGTGAGTTGTTCAGCTTTTTCACGATGTCATCAATGGTATCGGTATCAGCAGTATTGATTGTCACCGTTTTCGGTTTCGTCGAATCTGGTGTTGTCACCTCGAATGTAAAAGTGCCATTTGCAGGTGTAAAACCAGAAGTACCAGACGATTTGAAGACAGAAGCTGTCGCTAGTTGGGTAACATTGATTGAACCGGAGGCAGCATTTGTTGATCCAGTTGCTGTGACTGCAGATTCATTTGAGCTTGTCACTTTTTTGGCGCCATATGTGCTTGGACGACCTAATTCTAATTTGTAAATTAAATCATCTAATTCTTTGACTTTTGAGGTAACCTCACGATAGCTGTCTCTTTGCCATTCAAGTGTTTGTTTTTGGCGTGTCATTTTATCAAGTGGTGCTTGTTCTGTTTTCATGAGTTTTGATACGATTTCGTCAATGTCAAAGACATTTGAAAATCCAGTAATTCGGTTAACCATTGTTTATGTTCTCCCTTCATTTACATCCTTTTATCTACAAATAAACCGACTATCTCTGTCATTGCCGCATAGAAATCAAGCCATTCCTTGGAAGGAATCTCTCTAATGACTTCTTCTGTTTGGTTATCTACGACTTTGACATAATATTCATTGAGTTTTTCATGTAATTCAAATTGCAGATGAAATTGAGTGGGTTCAATCAGTTTGTTTGCTCCATGAAGCGTTTTTTCAATTTCTTCTTTTGAAACGACCTTGCCATTTGCTTGTGAGTCAGGGTTTACATTGTCATTCTGGTTATTAGAAACACGGGTTTGAAATGCATCGATAATTGGCTCTAGCGACGTCAACTTACCAACAGACATAGTTATTCAGCTCCTGTGCTTTAATCTATCTTTTATATCGGCTTGGAATTTTCAAATTAAATATAGATGGACAGATTTGTTAAAGTTTCATATAGATCTTAAACACCCATATCAAAACGCTTTCACACGGAGAAGGACAGCTGAATCAGATAAAAAAATCCTCACTTTTTTTGTGAGGATAATTGAGAGAGGAGATCTACGGATAAACTCGCAGCACGATTGTTCTCTTCTTGAATAGACAGGTACACTTCTTTCCTGTGAATATCAATGTACTTAGGAGCTTCAATCCCGATTTTCACTTGATCGCCTTCGATTGAAATAATCTTGACTTCAATATCATCGCCAATTTGAATCGACTGGTTTAATTTACGCGAGAGAACTAACATGAGGATGCCACCTCTAACAAATGTTTTGTATGATAAGCTGAATCATGCAAAATCACCTGTTTGGCTTTCATGTTTTTCCGGTTCACGATAATAGGCGCTCTTAAATTGGCTGTCGTTTTTTCAATAGATGATTCCATTGTTAAGATCACCATAACTTCCACATCATTCGCATCTTCTACTTCCAAAATCTCTACGACCGACTCGTCTAGATCGAATTCATATTGGTTGAAGAATAAAAACGGACTGCTGACAATAAAGCCTAACTCTGCGTTTTTCAATGATTGAAGAACTAAAAATGGTGACTCTTCTGATAAAGGTAAAATGACAAACTGTTTTTGATCCAGAAATCCTGGTATTCCATTAGAGAAGTTGATCATTTGCTCCTCTTTGATTTTCACTTCACCATGGTATTTTGTTTGAATGATCATAATTCACGACCTTTTTCATTTTTCTTAACTATACCTTATCACCATTTTGGCCCGTTTCGTCAACTTCTATTTTTAAATCTGGGTATTGTAACATATCAATATTGACCTTACCTGGCTGGTAGTTAACGATTGGTTTATGAGGCGTTGCCTCTATTATAGCTTTTTGAGGCTCCACATCAATTTGAAGCTCAGATGGCTGATAGTGAATTTTCACACTAAAGAATGAAGGGATCACACCAATGGTGAATTGTTTGGCTGGAGGAGCACCATTGATTTTGGCAAACTCGGCAATTGCATTCCCACCATTCTCGATCTTGATGAGTTCACTACCTTCTTCTGCCCTTCTGCCCATTCCCTCTCCAACAGCACGTTTCCCCTCGGCTGCCCATTCTTCTGAACGCCTAAAAATTGACTTGATATCCATATCGGCAAATGCCTCGGTTTGGTCTATAGTTAATTTTGACGGTGTCCTTTTGATATTCATAACAGCTTTGGGCTGCTGAATTTCAAGGTCCGCTCTAGGCTGCTCTACTTCTTGACGAGATGGAGTTGTCGACATTTGCAGCTTTGCATAGGTTTGTTGCATTAACAATCTAGGGATTTGCATTTAGGTACACCTCCATGATGCAAAAAAGCACCCAACGGATGCTTTTTATTATCTTAAGAAATCGACAAGGGATGGCTGAATGACTTTAGCCGTCGTTGCTAAAGCTGCTCTATTCACAGTTTCTTGTTGAAGAAGATCAAGAATTGCTTTTTCACTTTCAACATCTTCATTATTAGACTTAGCATCTTTGAGCACTTGGAATTGTGAAGTCAAACGGCTGCCTACTAAGTCAACACGATTTGAACGCGCTCCTAAGTCCGAGCGCTCAGCACTCATCACTTCTTTAAACTGATCGATGCTTCCTAACGCATCATCAGAATTTGCGAACGTTCCATTTTTCAATGAGTTTTCTAAATCCGTCAGCATTTCAATGACATTTTGGCCGCTGGCAGACTGTCCACCAAACGCTGAAATTGGATTTGAGTTCACATTTAAAGTGATACCATCTGAAATGTTCGACTTAACGGAATTTGCATCTGTATAGTTTTCAAAGTTAAACGTAAACGTACCATCTGCGTTTTCGACAACTGGTTTAACATTTGTATTTGTTCCATTAAATACGAACTTACCTAACATCTGAGTGTTCATCGCATCAATGATTTGTTTCTTCATCTGACCAATTTCCACTCCGATAGCTGCTAAATCTTCTGGCTGCTTTGTACCATTAGCTGCATCAAGCACTTTATCTCGAACATTTGACATAATATCAATGATTTCAGTGACACTTGTTTCAGATGTATCAATCCAGTTTTGTGCTTCATTTAAGTTATTCTGATATTGTTCATTTCGAAACATGGCAGTACTATATTGAAGGCTTTTTACTGCTGCAACAGGATCATCAGACGTTTTTGTGAAACGTCTCCCTGTTTGTGCCTGCTCATTTATTTTAGAAAGTTTTTCATAACTTTTACTAATATTACGAAGTGAGTTTTGAGAAATCATACCTTGTGTGACTCGCATCAGTTATACCTACCTTCCTACGACACCCATGCCGTTTATTACTTTATCCAATATTTCATCTTGTAATGTCACAACTCTCGCAGCTGCATTATATGCATGCTGAAATTGGATCATATTCGTCATTTCTTCATCAATGGAAACAGCACTCGTCGACATTCTACGTTCATTGGCTGAATTGACAAGAGCAGCTGAACTGCTTTCTAGCGTCATGTTCTTTTTCCCTTGAATCCCCATCTCAGCAATGACATTTTGGTAGTAATCCTGGATCGTTGTTGTATTGCCACCGATTGGTAACTTCAGGTCTTGTATATTTGCTAATTTCGTAGCATTCGAACCGTCACCTTGCGTTTGATTGAGAGATGCTGCGATATTATCTGTTG harbors:
- the fliT gene encoding flagella biosynthesis regulatory protein FliT translates to MSIVDQLHDQTLKMAAEITANPQSDTLVEDFDAFLIERDELMRDIQHELTDQEKEKIKEIIQTDQQMAKQLTVIQNGIKADIQAIQKKKTKQLNYQNPYQPMTSDGVYYDKRK
- the fliS gene encoding flagellar export chaperone FliS, encoding MAIQNPYAAYQKNSIETATPAELTLMLYEGCLKFIRLAKYAIQKEDAETRNVNLKKAQNIIQELNVTLNRSYDVSKSMASMYDYIYRRLIEANLQNDEEMLNEVEQYVTDFRDAWKEVIQNDRKGRHHSIGGSL
- a CDS encoding flagellar hook-associated protein 2, with amino-acid sequence MVNRITGFSNVFDIDEIVSKLMKTEQAPLDKMTRQKQTLEWQRDSYREVTSKVKELDDLIYKLELGRPSTYGAKKVTSSNESAVTATGSTNAASGSINVTQLATASVFKSSGTSGFTPANGTFTFEVTTPDSTKPKTVTINTADTDTIDDIVKKLNNSQLGVTAYKGQIFDGSNYVDTVALTSRTTGEGVSIKATDGNSASFFTQLGFQVDGDNKLVATTQGQKAQYEINGLKMENNNNTFEQAGITYELKGTTDKPVSLNVSTDVDTIFDKIKQFVDKYNELVEQVNGKVNEKRNRDYHPLTAEEKKAMSDKEVELWETTAKSGLLRSDSILRGGASKIRSDFYAEITTSDANKIHITQIGITTSNKYKDGGKLEIDEEKLRKAIEADPQNVSQMFISGKLNVDSKDKDKAQQQYNEQGIIYRVQNSLTAFTKSIQKKAGSTTMQLKEYVLGKDLDSLTKRMDTFQDRLKMVETRYYKKFSAMDSAIQKLNNQSGYLSQLLGQ
- the flaG gene encoding flagellar protein FlaG, whose amino-acid sequence is MSVGKLTSLEPIIDAFQTRVSNNQNDNVNPDSQANGKVVSKEEIEKTLHGANKLIEPTQFHLQFELHEKLNEYYVKVVDNQTEEVIREIPSKEWLDFYAAMTEIVGLFVDKRM
- the csrA gene encoding carbon storage regulator CsrA; protein product: MLVLSRKLNQSIQIGDDIEVKIISIEGDQVKIGIEAPKYIDIHRKEVYLSIQEENNRAASLSVDLLSQLSSQKK
- the fliW gene encoding flagellar assembly protein FliW, with amino-acid sequence MIIQTKYHGEVKIKEEQMINFSNGIPGFLDQKQFVILPLSEESPFLVLQSLKNAELGFIVSSPFLFFNQYEFDLDESVVEILEVEDANDVEVMVILTMESSIEKTTANLRAPIIVNRKNMKAKQVILHDSAYHTKHLLEVASSC
- a CDS encoding DUF6470 family protein translates to MQIPRLLMQQTYAKLQMSTTPSRQEVEQPRADLEIQQPKAVMNIKRTPSKLTIDQTEAFADMDIKSIFRRSEEWAAEGKRAVGEGMGRRAEEGSELIKIENGGNAIAEFAKINGAPPAKQFTIGVIPSFFSVKIHYQPSELQIDVEPQKAIIEATPHKPIVNYQPGKVNIDMLQYPDLKIEVDETGQNGDKV
- the flgL gene encoding flagellar hook-associated protein FlgL, with protein sequence MRVTQGMISQNSLRNISKSYEKLSKINEQAQTGRRFTKTSDDPVAAVKSLQYSTAMFRNEQYQNNLNEAQNWIDTSETSVTEIIDIMSNVRDKVLDAANGTKQPEDLAAIGVEIGQMKKQIIDAMNTQMLGKFVFNGTNTNVKPVVENADGTFTFNFENYTDANSVKSNISDGITLNVNSNPISAFGGQSASGQNVIEMLTDLENSLKNGTFANSDDALGSIDQFKEVMSAERSDLGARSNRVDLVGSRLTSQFQVLKDAKSNNEDVESEKAILDLLQQETVNRAALATTAKVIQPSLVDFLR